From Sphingopyxis sp. USTB-05, the proteins below share one genomic window:
- a CDS encoding serine hydrolase, translated as MPRWIAAALTVAAIAQPAVAEEAGFDTALRDFRELHRTEMRRANIAGSSFYVIRDGRTVVADHLGEQDADAHIPVDADTIYHWASITKTMTGIAILQLRDRGLLSLDDPIVLHVPELAAVHNPYGDTGAITLRQLMSHSAGFRSGTWPWRDHDWQPFEPKGWAQLVAMLPYTRVEFKPGSRFGYSNPGIVYLGQVIERLSGEDYEVYIDKNILKPLGMHASYFDRTPPHLLPHRSHSYYIRDGRRVAAPFDVDTGVTVSNGGLNAPMPDMAKYAAFLLGDPARQSDYDLVLKRSSIEEMWAPQIAAGDDFTQGRMAKTTQAGLSFFIDRSAAVRFVGHNGDQNGFRAYLSLCPDQHLGSLLAFNTETRGVENSAANRKTAESRIALATDRLCEAAAGSNR; from the coding sequence ATGCCGCGCTGGATTGCCGCCGCACTTACCGTCGCCGCCATTGCCCAGCCGGCCGTGGCTGAAGAAGCCGGTTTCGACACGGCGCTGCGCGATTTCCGGGAGTTGCATCGCACGGAAATGCGCCGGGCGAATATCGCGGGGAGCAGCTTCTATGTCATACGCGACGGCCGGACCGTCGTTGCCGACCATCTCGGCGAGCAGGACGCCGATGCCCATATTCCCGTCGATGCCGACACCATCTATCATTGGGCCTCGATCACCAAGACGATGACGGGGATCGCGATACTGCAATTGCGCGATCGCGGATTGCTGTCGCTCGACGACCCAATCGTCCTTCATGTGCCCGAACTGGCGGCCGTCCATAACCCCTATGGCGACACGGGCGCGATCACGCTGCGCCAGTTGATGAGCCACAGCGCGGGCTTTCGCAGCGGAACCTGGCCGTGGCGTGATCATGATTGGCAGCCGTTCGAACCGAAGGGATGGGCGCAGTTGGTCGCGATGCTGCCTTACACCCGCGTGGAGTTTAAACCGGGCAGCCGCTTCGGCTATTCCAATCCTGGCATCGTCTACCTGGGGCAGGTCATCGAGCGTTTGTCGGGCGAGGATTATGAAGTCTATATCGACAAGAACATCCTGAAGCCGCTCGGCATGCACGCCAGCTATTTTGACCGCACACCGCCGCACCTGCTGCCGCATCGGTCGCACAGCTATTATATCCGCGATGGTCGGCGGGTCGCGGCGCCGTTCGATGTCGATACCGGGGTGACGGTGTCGAATGGCGGGCTCAATGCGCCGATGCCCGACATGGCGAAATATGCTGCGTTTCTGCTCGGCGATCCGGCGCGCCAGTCAGACTATGACCTAGTGCTGAAGCGGTCTTCGATCGAGGAGATGTGGGCACCGCAAATCGCGGCTGGCGATGATTTTACACAAGGCCGGATGGCGAAGACAACGCAGGCCGGGCTATCCTTTTTCATCGACCGCAGCGCGGCGGTGCGGTTCGTCGGACATAATGGCGACCAGAACGGCTTTCGCGCCTATCTCAGCCTCTGTCCCGACCAACATCTTGGCAGCCTGCTCGCGTTCAACACCGAAACGCGCGGAGTCGAGAATAGCGCCGCCAATCGAAAAACCGCGGAATCGCGTATCGCGCTTGCCACCGATCGCTTGTGCGAAGCGGCGGCGGGTTCAAACCGCTAA
- a CDS encoding acetyl-CoA acetyltransferase — protein MTMIDPERIPVIIGVGQVNDRPDDPDRGLDSLGLMVAALKVAAEDAGVSLAEIDSLAIVDQISFHSLGKLPEPLAAAIGATPSINYQSAAPHGDTPVRLLNEAANRIGAGEVKLAAVVGAEALRTAAGRVAKAASGEDKSYNAIRQVATRREPNYAQKHGLAAPVDVYPLYENATRAAWGESLAEAQAESAEIWSRFSEVAAANDGAWIRKPASPADILRVDERNRPIAFPYSKLMVANSSVNQGAGFLVASLAEARRRGVPDDRLIYVGMGAAAKEPASILHRDRYDGSVSMETSITRTLDLNGMTVDDFDFVELYSCFPCVPKMARRTLGWPVDKPATVFGGLTFGGGPIANYMSHAIVSMVDRLRSEGRYGFLFANGGFATDNHCIVLGNQPIAAAIFPQDFDYQAEAEAKRGPVPELVEDYAGPATVESYTVFYSRDGAPKAGVVAARTPDGKRTLAHVDVGDAAMLAFLTDGAVEPVGTAGQIVALDEGFGWRAA, from the coding sequence ATGACGATGATCGATCCTGAGCGCATTCCCGTCATCATCGGCGTCGGACAGGTGAACGACCGCCCCGACGACCCCGATCGTGGCCTCGACTCGCTCGGGCTGATGGTTGCCGCGCTCAAGGTCGCTGCCGAAGACGCTGGCGTTTCACTCGCCGAGATCGACAGCCTCGCGATCGTCGACCAGATTAGTTTCCACAGCCTCGGCAAGTTGCCCGAACCGCTCGCCGCCGCCATCGGCGCGACCCCATCGATCAATTACCAATCGGCCGCCCCGCACGGCGACACGCCGGTGCGCCTGCTCAACGAGGCTGCGAACCGCATCGGCGCGGGCGAGGTCAAATTGGCGGCGGTGGTCGGCGCAGAGGCGCTGCGCACCGCTGCGGGTCGCGTCGCCAAGGCCGCGAGCGGCGAAGACAAAAGCTATAATGCGATCCGCCAGGTCGCGACACGGCGCGAGCCCAATTACGCGCAAAAGCACGGGCTCGCCGCGCCGGTTGATGTCTATCCGCTCTATGAGAACGCCACGCGCGCCGCGTGGGGCGAAAGCCTTGCCGAGGCGCAGGCCGAAAGTGCCGAAATCTGGTCGCGCTTCTCCGAAGTCGCGGCTGCAAACGACGGCGCCTGGATCAGGAAGCCCGCCTCACCCGCGGACATCCTGCGCGTCGACGAGCGCAACCGTCCGATCGCTTTTCCCTATTCGAAGCTGATGGTCGCCAATTCGTCGGTCAATCAGGGTGCGGGCTTTCTCGTCGCGAGCCTCGCCGAGGCCCGCCGTCGGGGCGTTCCCGACGATCGCCTGATCTATGTCGGCATGGGCGCAGCGGCGAAGGAGCCAGCGAGTATCCTGCACCGCGATCGTTATGACGGCAGTGTCAGCATGGAAACGTCGATTACCCGCACGCTCGACCTCAACGGTATGACGGTCGACGATTTCGACTTCGTCGAACTTTATAGCTGCTTTCCCTGTGTACCCAAAATGGCGCGACGCACGCTTGGCTGGCCGGTCGACAAACCTGCTACGGTGTTCGGCGGCCTGACCTTCGGCGGCGGGCCGATCGCCAATTATATGAGTCACGCGATCGTCTCGATGGTCGACAGGCTGCGAAGCGAAGGCCGCTATGGCTTCCTCTTCGCCAACGGCGGTTTCGCGACCGACAATCATTGCATTGTGCTGGGCAACCAGCCCATCGCCGCGGCAATCTTCCCGCAGGATTTCGACTATCAGGCGGAAGCGGAAGCGAAGCGCGGCCCCGTGCCCGAACTTGTCGAGGATTATGCAGGGCCGGCAACCGTCGAAAGCTACACTGTCTTCTACAGCCGCGACGGCGCGCCAAAGGCTGGCGTGGTCGCTGCGCGGACGCCCGACGGCAAGCGGACGTTGGCGCATGTCGACGTCGGCGACGCGGCGATGCTTGCATTTTTGACCGACGGCGCGGTCGAGCCGGTCGGCACGGCAGGACAAATCGTCGCGCTCGACGAGGGCTTCGGCTGGCGGGCAGCCTGA
- a CDS encoding aldehyde dehydrogenase family protein, producing MVQLGQEIGGLLDRLGVARALWTEGSMPAVTPLTGEQIGIVRIADAAAIDEALDGASAAFRAWRQVPAPRRGELVRLWGEELRAAKDDLAKLVTIEAGKIPSEGAGEVQEMIDICDFAVGLSRQLYGLTIATERPGHRMMEVWHPLGVVGVISAFNFPVAVWAWNAAVALVCGNSVVWKPSEKTPLTALATQAIFDRAARRFGDAPQGLAQILIGEREAGEALVDDKRVALVSATGSTRMGRAVAPRLAGRFARAILELGGNNGVIVTPSADLDLALRGVAFGAMGTAGQRCTTTRRLFLHDSIYDGFVAKLKTAYASVGVGNPLEGDVLVGPLIDRAAYEMMQDALDAARAAGGVVYGGERIGDGESFYVKPALVEMPGQVGPVLEETFAPILYIMRYDDLDAVMALHNDVAAGLSSAVFTTDMREAEQFLVMSDCGIANVNLGTSGAEIGGAFGGEKDTGGGRESGSDSWKAYMRRATNTVNYSDALPLAQGVSFDL from the coding sequence ATGGTTCAACTGGGCCAGGAGATAGGTGGACTGCTCGATCGGCTGGGCGTCGCCCGCGCGCTGTGGACCGAAGGATCGATGCCGGCGGTGACGCCGCTGACCGGCGAACAAATCGGCATAGTGAGGATCGCGGATGCCGCAGCGATCGACGAGGCGCTCGACGGGGCAAGTGCTGCCTTTCGCGCCTGGCGCCAGGTTCCCGCGCCGCGCCGCGGCGAACTGGTGCGACTGTGGGGCGAGGAATTGCGCGCCGCGAAAGACGATCTTGCGAAGCTGGTGACGATAGAGGCGGGCAAGATCCCCTCCGAGGGCGCCGGCGAGGTGCAGGAGATGATCGACATCTGCGACTTTGCGGTCGGGCTGTCGCGGCAGCTCTATGGTCTTACCATCGCGACCGAGCGGCCGGGGCATCGGATGATGGAGGTGTGGCACCCGCTGGGCGTCGTCGGCGTGATTTCGGCGTTCAACTTTCCCGTTGCGGTATGGGCCTGGAACGCCGCTGTGGCGCTGGTGTGCGGCAACAGCGTGGTATGGAAGCCGTCGGAAAAGACGCCGCTGACCGCATTAGCGACGCAAGCGATTTTCGACCGCGCGGCGCGGCGGTTCGGCGACGCACCGCAAGGGCTCGCGCAGATACTGATCGGTGAGCGTGAGGCGGGAGAGGCGTTGGTCGACGACAAGCGCGTCGCGCTGGTGTCGGCGACGGGGTCGACGCGCATGGGCCGCGCGGTGGCGCCACGATTGGCCGGACGCTTCGCGCGTGCCATCCTGGAACTCGGAGGCAATAATGGCGTGATCGTCACGCCTTCGGCGGATCTCGACCTTGCGCTGCGGGGCGTCGCCTTCGGTGCGATGGGGACCGCGGGCCAGCGCTGCACGACGACCCGGCGCCTGTTTTTGCATGACAGTATCTACGACGGTTTCGTCGCCAAGCTGAAGACGGCTTATGCCAGCGTCGGTGTTGGCAATCCGTTGGAAGGCGATGTGCTCGTCGGGCCGCTGATCGACCGCGCGGCCTATGAGATGATGCAGGATGCGCTGGACGCCGCGCGCGCCGCAGGCGGTGTCGTCTATGGTGGGGAGCGGATCGGCGACGGCGAAAGCTTCTATGTGAAACCGGCGCTCGTCGAAATGCCGGGGCAAGTCGGGCCGGTGCTCGAGGAAACCTTCGCGCCCATCCTCTACATCATGCGCTATGATGATCTCGATGCGGTGATGGCTTTGCACAACGACGTTGCCGCCGGGCTGTCGTCGGCGGTTTTCACGACCGACATGCGCGAAGCCGAGCAATTCCTTGTCATGAGCGACTGCGGGATCGCCAACGTCAATCTCGGGACGAGCGGTGCAGAGATCGGTGGCGCTTTCGGCGGCGAGAAGGACACTGGCGGCGGACGCGAGTCGGGCTCGGACAGTTGGAAAGCCTATATGCGGCGAGCGACGAACACGGTGAATTACTCCGATGCGTTGCCGCTGGCGCAGGGGGTCAGTTTCGACCTGTAG
- the acs gene encoding acetate--CoA ligase, translating to MSDLPPSEPLVPVPADAAANTHCTAADYDRLYAQSIADPDAFWAEQAKRVDWITAPTKIAGWSYDPVEIKWYEDGVLNLCHNAVDRHVAAGHGSRTAIIFEPDAPDGETRTISYAALLADVVRFANTLKKMGVQKGDRVTIYMPMIPEGAVAMLACARIGAVHSVVFGGFSPEAIHGRIEDCASDWVICADEGLRGGKVVPLKANVDKALERVEVKAVLVIAHTGGNVAMKEGRDHWYDALSADVGDTCPCEPMNAEDPLFILYTSGSTGKPKGVLHTVGGYSVWTASTFYYGFDYRPGEIFWCSADIGWVTGHSYVVYGPLQNGATTLMFEGVPNYPDHDRFWQVVDKHRVNILYTAPTAIRALMREGDDYVTRHDLSSLRLLGSVGEPINPEAWRWYHQIVGKGRVPVVDTWWQTETGGIMITTLPGAHAMQPGSAGKPFFGIRPQLVDAEGAVLVDEQTGGASEGNLCITHSWPGQARTIYGDHQRFAETYFSTYKGKYFTGDGCRRDADGYWRITGRVDDVINVSGHRMGTAEVESALVLHDLVAEAAVVGFPHDIKGQGIYAYVTLNAGVEPTEEVAAALKQQVRKEIGPIATPDHIHLTPGLPKTRSGKIMRRILRKIAENDFGSLGDTSTLADPSLVDGLIEGRKNR from the coding sequence GTGTCCGACCTGCCCCCCTCCGAACCGCTGGTTCCCGTTCCGGCCGACGCCGCTGCGAATACGCATTGCACCGCCGCCGACTATGACCGTCTCTATGCGCAAAGCATCGCAGACCCCGACGCCTTCTGGGCGGAGCAGGCGAAGCGCGTCGACTGGATCACCGCGCCGACGAAGATCGCCGGTTGGTCCTATGATCCCGTCGAGATCAAATGGTATGAGGACGGCGTCCTCAACCTTTGCCACAACGCCGTCGACCGCCATGTTGCGGCGGGCCATGGCAGCCGCACCGCGATCATCTTCGAACCCGACGCCCCCGACGGCGAGACGCGGACGATCAGCTATGCCGCGCTGCTCGCCGACGTCGTCCGCTTCGCCAACACGCTCAAGAAAATGGGCGTCCAAAAGGGCGACCGCGTCACCATCTATATGCCGATGATCCCCGAAGGAGCGGTCGCGATGCTTGCCTGCGCGCGCATCGGCGCGGTGCACAGCGTCGTCTTTGGCGGCTTTTCGCCCGAGGCGATCCATGGCCGGATCGAGGATTGCGCGAGCGACTGGGTGATCTGCGCCGACGAAGGGCTGCGCGGCGGCAAGGTGGTTCCGCTGAAAGCCAATGTCGACAAGGCATTGGAGCGCGTCGAGGTCAAAGCAGTGCTGGTGATCGCCCACACCGGCGGCAACGTCGCGATGAAAGAAGGCCGCGACCATTGGTACGACGCGCTGTCTGCCGATGTCGGCGACACCTGCCCGTGCGAGCCGATGAACGCCGAAGATCCGCTCTTCATCCTCTACACCTCGGGATCGACCGGCAAGCCCAAGGGCGTGCTGCACACCGTCGGCGGCTATTCGGTGTGGACCGCCAGCACCTTCTATTATGGCTTCGACTATCGCCCCGGCGAAATCTTCTGGTGCAGCGCCGACATCGGCTGGGTCACCGGCCACAGCTATGTCGTCTATGGCCCGCTCCAGAACGGCGCGACGACTTTGATGTTCGAAGGCGTACCGAACTACCCCGACCACGACCGTTTCTGGCAGGTCGTCGACAAGCACCGCGTCAATATCCTCTACACCGCGCCGACCGCGATCCGCGCGCTGATGCGCGAGGGCGACGATTATGTCACGCGCCACGATTTGAGTTCGCTCCGCCTGCTCGGCAGCGTCGGCGAGCCGATCAATCCCGAGGCGTGGCGCTGGTATCACCAGATCGTCGGCAAAGGACGCGTCCCCGTCGTCGATACCTGGTGGCAGACCGAAACGGGCGGGATCATGATCACCACCCTGCCCGGCGCACACGCAATGCAGCCCGGCAGCGCAGGCAAGCCCTTCTTCGGCATCCGCCCGCAATTGGTCGATGCCGAGGGCGCAGTGCTCGTCGACGAACAGACGGGCGGCGCATCCGAAGGCAATCTGTGCATCACGCATAGCTGGCCTGGTCAGGCGCGCACGATCTACGGCGATCACCAGCGCTTCGCCGAGACCTATTTCTCGACCTACAAGGGCAAATATTTCACCGGCGACGGCTGCCGCCGCGACGCCGACGGTTATTGGCGCATCACCGGCCGCGTCGACGACGTCATCAACGTCTCGGGTCACCGCATGGGCACTGCAGAGGTCGAAAGCGCGCTCGTCCTTCACGACCTCGTCGCCGAGGCCGCGGTCGTCGGCTTCCCGCACGACATCAAGGGTCAGGGCATCTACGCCTATGTGACGCTCAACGCCGGGGTCGAGCCGACCGAGGAGGTCGCCGCCGCGCTCAAGCAACAGGTCCGCAAGGAAATCGGCCCGATCGCGACACCCGACCATATCCATCTGACACCGGGGCTGCCGAAGACGCGTTCGGGCAAGATCATGCGCCGTATCCTGCGCAAGATCGCAGAGAATGACTTCGGATCGCTGGGCGATACTTCGACGCTGGCCGACCCGAGCCTGGTCGACGGGCTGATCGAAGGACGCAAGAACCGCTGA
- a CDS encoding enoyl-CoA hydratase-related protein produces the protein MTDTTILTERRGHVLIVTINRPEARNAVNAAVHVGIGTALETAENDPEIRAVVITGAGDKSFCAGADLVALSRGESLYPSDQAQQAWGFAGMVSHPISKPIIAAVNGFAFGGGCEIALMSDIIIAADHAQFGLPEVKVGLFAAAGGAFRLAQQLPRKLAMEYMLTGDPIPAARAAEFGLVNHVVPLADLMPTALALAEKIAGNAPLSVQASKRVALGIDQGRIAADAPYWEHNTRERSVLMRSEDAREGPLAFAQKRKPEWKAR, from the coding sequence ATGACCGACACCACCATCCTCACCGAACGCCGCGGCCATGTGTTGATCGTCACGATCAACCGGCCCGAGGCGCGCAATGCCGTGAACGCGGCGGTTCATGTCGGCATCGGCACTGCTCTCGAAACCGCCGAGAATGACCCCGAAATCCGCGCCGTCGTGATCACCGGCGCCGGCGACAAAAGCTTTTGCGCGGGCGCGGACCTCGTCGCGCTATCGCGCGGTGAGAGCCTCTATCCGTCGGACCAGGCGCAACAGGCGTGGGGTTTTGCGGGCATGGTTTCGCACCCGATTTCGAAACCGATCATCGCTGCAGTCAACGGCTTTGCGTTCGGCGGCGGCTGCGAGATCGCGCTGATGAGCGACATCATTATCGCCGCCGACCATGCGCAATTCGGCCTGCCCGAAGTCAAGGTCGGACTGTTCGCGGCCGCGGGCGGTGCCTTCCGCCTTGCGCAGCAGCTCCCGCGCAAACTCGCGATGGAATATATGCTCACCGGTGATCCGATCCCCGCTGCGCGGGCCGCCGAGTTCGGGCTGGTCAACCATGTCGTCCCGCTGGCCGATCTTATGCCGACCGCGCTCGCTCTTGCCGAAAAAATCGCCGGCAACGCGCCGCTGTCGGTTCAGGCGTCGAAGCGCGTCGCACTCGGCATCGATCAGGGCCGTATCGCCGCTGATGCACCCTATTGGGAACATAACACGCGCGAGCGTTCGGTCCTGATGCGCAGCGAAGACGCACGCGAGGGCCCGCTTGCCTTTGCACAGAAGCGCAAGCCCGAGTGGAAGGCGCGCTGA
- a CDS encoding peptidase, with product MTYCVGMRLNKGLVFMSDTRTNAGVDDISQVRKMRSWHVPGERVITLMSAGNLATTQAVVSLLDERTKAPEERHPSILAAPSMFAVATIIGETLRHIVMRHNDEGQSAADSLFRASLIVGGQIKGSEPRLFLIYPEGNFIEAGEDNPFFQIGETKYGRPIIVRSYDPAMSFEDAVKLLCVSFDSTIRANAGVDLPIDLKVHERDDFSTVRERRFERNDPYFESVADGWAEALGIALAELPDFHF from the coding sequence ATGACTTATTGCGTTGGCATGCGTTTGAACAAGGGGCTGGTGTTCATGTCGGACACCCGCACCAACGCGGGTGTCGACGACATCTCGCAGGTCCGCAAAATGCGTAGCTGGCACGTGCCCGGCGAGCGCGTGATAACATTGATGTCGGCGGGCAATCTGGCGACGACGCAGGCAGTGGTAAGCCTGCTCGACGAGCGCACCAAGGCGCCCGAGGAACGTCATCCCTCGATCCTGGCCGCGCCGTCGATGTTCGCGGTTGCGACGATCATCGGCGAAACGCTGCGCCACATCGTGATGCGCCACAATGACGAGGGCCAATCTGCGGCGGATTCACTGTTCCGGGCCTCGCTGATCGTGGGCGGGCAGATCAAGGGATCGGAACCGCGGCTGTTCCTGATCTATCCCGAAGGCAATTTCATCGAGGCGGGCGAAGACAATCCCTTCTTCCAGATCGGTGAGACGAAATATGGCCGGCCGATCATCGTGCGGTCGTACGATCCGGCGATGTCGTTCGAGGATGCGGTGAAGCTGCTTTGCGTCTCGTTCGATTCGACGATCCGCGCCAATGCCGGCGTCGATCTGCCCATCGACCTGAAAGTGCATGAGCGCGACGATTTCTCGACCGTGCGCGAGCGCCGGTTCGAGCGCAACGATCCCTATTTCGAAAGCGTCGCCGACGGCTGGGCCGAGGCGTTGGGGATTGCGCTCGCGGAGCTTCCCGACTTTCATTTCTGA
- the fsa gene encoding fructose-6-phosphate aldolase yields the protein MKFFADTAEIADIQELAATGLLDGVTTNPSLIAKSGRDFKEVTKEICALTDGPVSAEVVALDHATMMKEAEILRKIAPNVCIKVPLTIDGLKTCKALTSDGTMVNVTLCFSAAQALLAAKAGATFVSPFVGRHDDNGFDGMQLISDIRLIYDNYGYETEILVASVRHGIHVLEAAKIGADVMTAPPSVIKGLFKHILTEKGIEGFLADWAKTGQSI from the coding sequence ATGAAATTCTTCGCCGACACCGCCGAAATCGCCGACATCCAGGAACTCGCCGCGACGGGCCTGCTCGACGGCGTCACGACCAATCCGTCGCTGATCGCCAAGTCGGGTCGCGACTTCAAGGAAGTGACGAAGGAAATCTGCGCGCTGACCGACGGCCCGGTGTCGGCCGAAGTCGTCGCGCTCGATCATGCGACGATGATGAAGGAGGCCGAAATCCTCCGCAAGATCGCACCCAACGTGTGCATCAAGGTGCCGCTGACGATCGACGGGCTCAAGACGTGCAAGGCGCTGACCAGCGACGGCACGATGGTCAATGTCACGCTCTGCTTCTCGGCGGCGCAAGCGCTGCTCGCCGCCAAGGCCGGTGCGACTTTCGTTTCGCCCTTCGTGGGTCGTCACGACGACAATGGCTTCGACGGAATGCAGCTCATCTCCGACATCCGGCTGATCTATGACAATTACGGCTATGAAACCGAGATCCTCGTCGCGAGCGTACGCCACGGCATCCATGTGCTTGAGGCCGCAAAGATCGGCGCCGATGTGATGACCGCGCCGCCGTCGGTGATCAAGGGACTGTTCAAGCACATCCTGACCGAAAAGGGCATCGAAGGCTTCCTCGCCGACTGGGCGAAGACCGGCCAGTCGATCTGA
- a CDS encoding iron-sulfur cluster assembly scaffold protein translates to MSAPLYNRDILALAVATSEYLPIADARYRVSKRAPLCGSAIILDLDADDAGRVTRIGMHVEACALGQASATLLARHAPGLGLAELRAARDCIAGWFAGESDRPDWPGFDLLAAAQGYPARHGAILLPFDAAIAALEEQAAAA, encoded by the coding sequence ATGAGCGCACCGCTCTATAATCGCGACATTTTGGCGCTTGCCGTCGCAACGTCGGAATATCTGCCGATCGCCGATGCGCGCTACCGCGTGAGCAAGCGGGCGCCGCTGTGCGGCAGCGCGATTATCCTCGACCTCGATGCCGACGATGCGGGCCGGGTGACGCGCATCGGCATGCATGTGGAGGCGTGCGCGCTGGGGCAGGCGTCGGCAACGCTGCTGGCACGTCACGCGCCGGGACTCGGGCTCGCCGAACTGCGCGCCGCGCGCGATTGCATTGCGGGCTGGTTCGCCGGTGAGAGCGATCGGCCCGACTGGCCGGGTTTCGACCTGCTTGCGGCAGCGCAGGGCTATCCCGCGCGTCACGGTGCGATCCTGCTCCCCTTCGATGCCGCCATCGCGGCGCTCGAGGAACAGGCCGCCGCGGCATGA
- the radA gene encoding DNA repair protein RadA codes for MAKAKRQYVCQNCGSATYRWQGQCADCGEWNTLVEEAAETVFSAKHDLSRGGRTLALETLDADSKMPDRMLCGIAEFDRALGGGFVAGSATLIGGDPGIGKSTLLLQAAGRLAKAGKSVVYISGEEAAAQVRLRAQRLGLGNAPVALASATSVRDILATLDGRDADFVVIDSIQTMHSDLIDSAPGTVSQVRASAQELIRYAKDSDTAIVLVGHVTKDGTIAGPRVLEHMVDTVLAFEGERSHQYRILRAVKNRFGGTDEIGVFAMGEEGLGEVSNPSSLFLTDRSRDVPGSVVFPALEGTRPVLVEVQALTVRLASGATPRRAVVGWDSGRLAMVLAVLEARCGLQMGAAEVYLNIAGGYRLTDPAADLAVAAALISAFSERPVPADAIVFGELSLSGEVRQVSHDGLRLREAAKLGFSRGWGPKGMKAVGGISVTGFGRLGELVDLMLGRD; via the coding sequence ATGGCCAAAGCGAAGCGTCAATATGTCTGCCAGAATTGCGGTTCCGCCACCTATCGCTGGCAGGGTCAGTGCGCCGATTGCGGCGAATGGAACACGCTTGTCGAAGAGGCGGCCGAAACCGTCTTTTCGGCGAAGCATGATTTGAGCCGCGGCGGTCGGACGCTCGCGCTCGAAACGCTCGATGCCGACAGCAAGATGCCCGATCGGATGCTATGCGGCATCGCAGAATTCGACCGGGCGCTCGGTGGCGGTTTCGTCGCGGGATCGGCGACGCTGATCGGGGGCGATCCGGGTATCGGCAAATCGACCTTGCTGCTGCAGGCCGCGGGGCGACTGGCGAAAGCGGGCAAGTCAGTCGTCTATATCAGCGGCGAGGAAGCCGCGGCGCAGGTGCGTCTCCGCGCGCAGCGGCTTGGGCTAGGCAATGCGCCGGTCGCGCTCGCGAGTGCAACGTCGGTGCGCGATATATTGGCGACGCTTGATGGGCGCGATGCCGATTTTGTCGTGATCGATTCGATCCAGACGATGCACAGCGACCTGATCGACAGCGCCCCCGGCACGGTGAGCCAGGTCCGCGCGAGCGCCCAGGAACTGATCCGCTATGCCAAGGACAGCGATACCGCGATCGTGCTCGTCGGCCATGTGACGAAGGACGGAACGATCGCGGGGCCGCGCGTGCTCGAACATATGGTCGACACGGTGCTGGCGTTCGAGGGCGAGCGCAGCCATCAGTATCGCATCCTTCGCGCCGTGAAGAACCGCTTCGGCGGTACCGACGAGATTGGCGTGTTTGCGATGGGCGAGGAGGGATTGGGCGAGGTGAGCAACCCGTCTAGCCTGTTCCTGACCGACCGCAGCCGCGATGTGCCGGGATCGGTCGTATTCCCCGCGCTGGAAGGCACGCGCCCCGTGCTCGTCGAGGTGCAGGCGTTGACCGTCCGCTTGGCGAGTGGCGCGACACCTCGGCGTGCCGTTGTGGGCTGGGACAGCGGGCGGCTGGCGATGGTGCTCGCGGTGCTGGAGGCGCGCTGCGGACTCCAGATGGGCGCTGCCGAAGTCTATCTCAACATCGCAGGCGGTTATCGGCTTACCGATCCCGCCGCCGACCTTGCCGTCGCGGCGGCGCTGATTTCCGCATTTAGTGAACGGCCGGTGCCCGCCGACGCAATCGTATTCGGCGAATTGTCGCTGTCGGGCGAGGTTCGGCAGGTTTCGCACGACGGGCTGCGGTTGCGCGAGGCGGCGAAGCTCGGTTTCTCGCGCGGCTGGGGGCCTAAGGGGATGAAAGCGGTGGGCGGGATTTCGGTTACCGGTTTTGGCCGGCTCGGCGAACTCGTTGACCTGATGCTCGGGCGCGATTAG
- a CDS encoding CvpA family protein: MGSLTALDILVLTLVGGGAVLGFSRGLVQEVTTLLAWILAIAAVRFFHPLVTDLLTGWVGTEGGAAALAFVLLFGGVFAFAKWGSRAMGQRSRASLVGGFDRGLGAGFGAVKGLLIASIGFMLVTLLYDIGYGNAQRPAWMTDSRTYPALNATSSAMSKVIAERRAQAREAETEAAKADKS; the protein is encoded by the coding sequence ATGGGAAGTTTGACGGCTCTGGATATCCTCGTGCTGACGCTTGTTGGCGGCGGCGCGGTGCTCGGTTTTTCGCGCGGCCTTGTGCAGGAGGTGACGACGCTGCTCGCATGGATACTTGCGATCGCGGCGGTACGTTTCTTTCACCCGCTCGTCACCGACCTGCTGACGGGATGGGTTGGGACTGAGGGTGGTGCGGCGGCGCTGGCCTTCGTTCTCTTGTTTGGCGGCGTGTTTGCGTTCGCCAAATGGGGATCGCGCGCGATGGGACAGCGCAGCCGCGCGTCGCTCGTCGGCGGGTTCGATCGTGGGCTCGGCGCGGGATTCGGTGCGGTGAAAGGCCTGTTGATCGCGTCGATCGGCTTCATGCTCGTGACGCTTCTCTATGACATCGGATATGGCAATGCACAGCGTCCGGCATGGATGACTGACAGCCGGACCTATCCGGCGCTCAATGCGACAAGTAGCGCGATGAGCAAAGTGATCGCGGAGCGCCGCGCGCAAGCGCGCGAAGCCGAGACGGAAGCTGCCAAGGCCGACAAGTCATGA